The following proteins are co-located in the Gorilla gorilla gorilla isolate KB3781 chromosome 18, NHGRI_mGorGor1-v2.1_pri, whole genome shotgun sequence genome:
- the LOC129527692 gene encoding serine/arginine repetitive matrix protein 2-like isoform X3: MRVRWRCFWLLFWLLLGFISHQPTAVINTLADHHHRGTDFDESPWLHIIIEFPRSYEVVITLWTVYLWLSFLKTIFQSENGHDGSTDVQQRAWRSNRRRQEGLRSICMHTKKRVSSFPGIKIGLEDICPLRKQVETKVQAKIRKTKVIKKVNHHYKINGKRKTAKKQKMFQRAQELRRRAEDYHKCKIPPSARKPLCNWVRMAAAEHRHSSGLPHWPYLTVETLKNRMGHQPPPPTQQHSITDNSLSLKTPSECPLTPLPPSPPPSADDNLKTPPLATQEAEAEKTPKPERRRAADVQPTPERPRAADVQPSPKPERPRAAEMEPSSPEPERPRVADVEPPPKPERQRAADVQPSPKPERPRAADVQPTPKPERPRAADVQPPPKPERPRAADVQPPPKPERRRAADVEPSSPEPERPRVADVEPPPKPERPRATDVQPSPRGEGPLTCNQHRNPRGGGSLTCNHRRNPRGGGPLICNHRSNPRGQGPLTCNHHHPNPRGGGSLTWKHHRNPRGRGPLTWNCHHPNPRGRGPLTWNHHRNPRGLGPLTCNHHRNPRGGGPLTSNQHRNPRGRGPLTWNHHHPNPRGGGSLMWNHHRNPRGRGPLTCNHRRNPRGRAPLTCNHHHPNPRGGGSLTWNHHRNPRVRGPLTCSHHRNPRVRGPLTWNHHHPNPERRRAADVQPPPKPERPRAADVDPSSPEPERPRVADVEPPPKPERPRAADVQPSPKPERPRAADVQPSLKPERPRAADMEPSSPEPERPRAADMQPSPKPERPRAADVEPSSPEPERPRVGDVEPPPKPERQRAADVQPSPKPERPRANDVQPSPKPERQRAADVQPSPKPERPRAADMEPSSPEPERPRVGDVEPPPKPERQRAADVQPSPKPERPKAADVQPPPKPERRRAADVEPSSPEPERPRAADVQPPPKPERRRAADVQPSPKPERQRAADVQPSPKPERPRAADVEPPPKPERPRAADVQPSPKPERPRAADVEPSSPEPERPSVADVQPSPKPERRRAADVQPPPKPERRRAADVEPSSPEPERPRVADVEPPPKPERPRAADVQPSPKPERPRAADVQPPPKPERPRAADVQPSPKPERPKAADVQPSPKPKRPRATDVEPPPKPERPRAADVQPSPKPERPRAANMEPSSPEPERPRVADVEPPPKPERPRAADVQPSPKPERPRAADVQPSPKPERPRAADMEPSSPEPERPRVADVQPSLKPERRRAADVQPSPKPERPRAADTEPSSPEPERPRVADVEPPPKPERPRAADVEPPPKPERPRVADVEPPPKPERPRAADVQPSSKPERRRATDVQPSPKPERPRAADMEPSSPEPERPRVADVEPPPKPERPRAADVQPSPKPERRRAADVQPTPKPERPRAADVQPTPKPERRRAADVQPSPNPERRRAADVQPTPERPRAADVQPSPKPERPRATDVEPSSPEPKRRRVTDVEPPPKPERPRAADVQPSPKHERRRAADVPPSPKPERRGAADMQPSPKPERPRAADMETSSPEPERPRAADVQPPPKPERPRAADMEPSSPEPERPRAADVQPSPKPERPRAADVQPSPKPERRGAADMQPSPKPERPRAADMEPSSPEPERPRVADVEPPPKPERQRAADVQPTPKPERRRAADVQPSPKPERPRAADMEPSSPEPERPRAADVQPSPKPERRRAADVQPSPKPERPRAADVQPTPKPERPRAADVQPSPKPERRRAADVQPSPNPERWRAADVQPSPNPERPRAADMEPSSPEPERPRAADVQPSPNPERPRAADMEPSSPEPERRRAADVQPSPKPERPRAADMEPSSPEPERPRVADVEPPPKPERPRVADVQPSPKPERPRAADVQPSPKPERPRAADMEPSSPEPERPRVADVEPPPKPERPRAADVQPTPKPERPRAADVQPSPKPERPRAADVQPSPKPEWRRAADVEPPPKPERRRAADVQPSPRGGGPLTCNQHRNPRGGGPLTCNHRQNPRGGEPLTWNHHHPNPRGRGPLTWNHHRNPRDGGSLTCNHRRNPRGRGPLTCNHRRNRRGGGPLTCNHRRNPRGGGPLTCNQHPRGLRPLTCNHHRNPRGEGPLTCNHRRNPRGRGPLTCNHHHPNPRGRGPLTWNHHRNPRGSLTCNHRRNPRGGGPLTCNHRRNPRGGGPLTCNQHTRGLGPLTCNHHRNPRGGGPLTCNQHRNPRGRGPLTCNHHRNPRGRGPLTWNHHHPNPRGGGSLTWNHHRNPRGRGPLTCNHHRNPRGRGPLTCSHCRNPRGRGPLTCNHHHPNPRGGVSLTWNHHRNPRGQGPLTWNHHHPNPERRRVADVEPPPKPERPRAADVQPSPKPEGRRAADMQPSPKPERPRAADVQPPPKPERPRAPDVEPSSPEPKRRRVADVQPSPKPERWRATDVQPSPKPERPRAADMEPSSPEPERPRAADMEPSSPEPERPRVADVQPPRKPKRPRAADVQPSTKPERPRAADVQPSPKPERRRAADVQPTPKPERRRATDVQPSPKPERPRAADMEPSSPEPERPRAADVQPSPKPERPRAADTEPSSPEPERPRVADVEPPPKPERPRAADVEPTPKPERPRAADVQPTPKPERPRAADVQPSPKPERPRAADVQPSPKPERRRAADVEPSSPEPKRRRVADVEPPPKPQRRRAADVQPSPRGREPLTCNHRRNPRGGGPLTCNQHRNPRGQGPLTWNHHHPNPRGRGSVTWNHHRNPRGRGSLTCNHRRNPRGGGPLTCNHRRNPRGRGPLTCNHHHPNPRGGGSLTCNHRRNPRGGGPLTCNQHTRGLGPLTCNHHRNPRGGGLLTCNQHRNPRGRGPLMWNHHHPNPRGGGSLTWNHHRNPRSRGPLMCNHHHPNPGRRRVADVEPPPKPERPRAADVQPSPKPERWRAADVQPPPKPEGPRAADVEPSSPEPKRRRVADVEPPPKPEGPRAADMQPPPKPERPRAADVQPTLKPERPRAPDVEPSSPEPKRRRVADVQPPPKPERPRAADVQPSPRGRGPLTCNQHRNPRGGGPLTCNHRQNPRDRGPLTWNHHHPNPRGRGPLTWNHHRNPRGGGSLTCNHRRNPRGRGPLTCNHRRNRRGGGPLTCNHRRNPRGGGPLTCNQHTRGLGPLTCNHHRNPRGGGPLTCNQHRNPRGRGPLTWNHHHPNPRGGGSLTWNHHRNPRGRGPLTCNHHRNPRGRGPLTCNHCRNPRGRGPLTCNHHHPNPRGGGSLTWNHHRNPRGRGPLTWNHHHPNPERPRAADVQPSPKPERPRAADVQPSPKPERPRAADVQPTPKPERPRAADVQPSPKPERRRAADVQPSPKPEKPRAADVQPPPKPERPRAADVEPSSPEPKRRRVADVEPPPKPERPRAADVQPPPKPERQRATDVQPPPKPERPRAADVQPTPKPERPRAPDMEPPCKLRRPRVADVEPSSPEPKRRRVADVQPPPKPERPRAADVQPSPKPERPRAADVQPTPKPERPRAADVQPSPRGGGPLTCNHRRNPRGGGPLTCNHRRNPRRGGPLTCNHRRNPRGGGPLMCNHRRNPRGRGPLTCNHHHPNPRGGV; the protein is encoded by the exons GAAAATGTTTCAACGTGCGCAAGAGTTGCGGCGGCGGGCAGAGGACTACCACAAATGCAAA ATCCCCCCTTCTGCAAGAAAGCCTCTTTGCAACTGG GTCAGAATGGCGGCAGCGGAGCATCGTCATTCTTCAGGATTGCCCCACTGGCCCTACCTCACagttgaaactttaaaaaacaggatGGGCCACCAGCCACCTCCTCCAACTCAACAACATTCTATAACTGATAACTCCCTGAGCCTCAAGACACCTTCCGAGTGTCcgctcactcctcttccaccctcacctccaccctcagcggatgataatctcaagacacctcccttagctactcaggaggctgaggcagaaaaaacacccaaacccgagaggcggagggccgctgacgtgcaaccaacacCCGAGAGGCctagggccgctgacgtgcaaccatcaccgaaacccgagaggccgagggccgctgagatggaaccatcatcacccgaacccgagaggccgagggtcgctgacgtggaaccaccaccgaaacccgagaggcagagggccgctgacgtgcaaccatcaccgaaacccgagaggccgagggccgctgacgtgcaaccaacaccgaaacccgagaggccgagggccgctgacgtgcaaccaccaccgaaacccgagaggccgagggcggctgacgtgcaaccaccaccgaaacccgagaggcggagggccgctgacgtggaaccatcatcacccgaacccgagaggccgagggtcgctgacgtggaaccaccaccgaaacccgagaggccgagggccactgacgtgcaaccatcaccgagaGGCgaagggccgctgacgtgcaaccaacaccgaaacccgagaggcggagggtcACTGACATGCAaccatcgccgaaacccgagaggcggagggccgctgataTGCAACCATCGCAGTAACCCGAGAGGCCAAGGGCCCCTGACttgcaaccatcatcacccgaacccaagaggcggagggtcgctgacgtggaagcaccaccgaaacccgagaggccgagggccactGACATGGAACtgtcatcacccgaacccaagaggcagagggccgctgacgtggaaccaccaccgaaacccgagaggcctaGGGCCACTGacatgcaaccatcaccgaaacccaagaggcggagggccgctgacgtccaaccaacaccgaaacccgagaggccgagggccgctgacatggaaccatcatcacccaaacccaagaggcggagggtcgctgatgtggaaccaccaccgaaacccgagaggcagggggccgctgacgtgcaaccatcgccgaaacccgagaggccgagcgcccctgacgtgcaaccatcatcacccgaacccaagaggcggagggtcgctgacgtggaaccaccaccgaaacccgagagtccgagggccgctgacgtgcagccatcaccgaaacccgagagtccgagggccgctgacgtggaaccatcatcacccgaaccccgagaggcggagggccgctgacgtgcaaccaccaccgaaacccgagaggccgagggccgctgacgtggatccatcatcacccgaacccgagaggccgagggtcgctgacgtggaaccaccaccgaaacccgagaggccgagggccgctgacgtgcaaccatcaccgaaacccgagaggccgagggccgctgacgtgcaaccatcactgaaacccgagaggccgagggccgctgacatggaaccatcatcacccgaacccgagaggccgagggccgctgacatgcaaccatcaccgaaacccgagaggccgagggccgctgacgtggaaccatcatcacccgaacccgagaggccgagggtcgGTGACGtcgaaccaccaccgaaacccgagaggcagagggccgctgatgtgcaaccatcaccgaaacccgagaggccgagggccaatgacgtgcaaccatcaccgaaacccgagaggcagagggccgctgacgtgcaaccatcaccgaaacccgagaggccgagggctgctgacatggaaccatcatcacccgaacccgagaggccgagggtcggtgacgtggaaccaccaccgaaacccgagaggcagagggccgctgacgtgcaaccatcaccaaaacccgagaggccgaaGGCCGCTGATGtgcaaccaccaccgaaacccgagaggcggagggccgctgacgtggaaccatcatcacccgaacccgagaggccgagggccgctgacgtgcaaccaccaccgaaacccgagaggcggagggccgctgacgtgcaaccatcaccgaaacccgagaggcagagggccgctgacgtgcaaccatcgccgaaacccgagaggccgagggccgctgacgtggaaccaccaccgaaacccgagaggccaagggccgctgacgtgcaaccatcaccgaaacccgagaggccgagggccgctgacgtggaaccatcatcacccgaacccgagaggccgagtgtcgctgacgtgcaaccatcaccgaaacccgagaggcggagggctgctgacgtgcaaccaccaccgaaacccgagaggcggagggccgctgacgtggaaccatcatcacccgaacccgagaggccgagggtcgctgacgtggaaccaccaccgaaacccgagaggccgagggccgctgacgtgcaaccatcaccgaaacccgagaggccgagggccgctgacgtacaaccaccaccgaaacccgagaggccgagggccgctgacgtgcaaccatcaccgaaacccgagaggccgaaggccgctgacgtgcaaccatcgccgAAACCCAAGAGGCCGAGGGccactgacgtggaaccaccaccgaaacccgagaggccgagggccgctgacgtgcaaccatcaccgaaacccgagaggccgagggccgctaacatggaaccatcatcacccgaacccgagaggccgagggtcgctgacgtggaaccaccaccgaaacccgagaggccgagggccgctgacgtgcaaccatcaccgaaacccgagaggccgagggccgctgacgtgcaaccatcaccgaaacccgagaggccgagggccgctgacatggaaccatcatcacccgaacccgagaggccgagggtcgctgacgtgcaaccatcactgaaacccgagaggcggagggccgctgacgtgcaaccatcaccaaaacccgagaggccgagggccgctgacacggaaccatcatcacccgaacccgagagaccgagggtcgctgacgtggaaccaccaccgaaacccgagaggccgagggccgctgacgtggaaccaccaccgaaacccgagaggccgagggtcgctgacgtggaaccaccaccgaaacccgagaggccgagggccgctgacgtgcaaccatcatcgaaacccgagaggcggagggccactgacgtgcaaccatcaccgaaacccgagaggccgagggccgctgacatggaaccatcatcacccgaacccgagaggccgagggtcgctgacgtggaaccaccaccaaaacccgagaggccgagggccgctgacgtgcaaccatcgccgaaacccgagaggcggagggccgctgacgtgcaaccaacaccgaaacccgagaggccgagggccgctgacgtgcaaccaacaccgaaacccgagaggcggagggccgctgacgtgcaaccatcgccgaaccccgagaggcggagggccgctgacgtgcaaccaacacCCGAGAGGCctagggccgctgacgtgcaaccatcgccgaaacccgagaggccgagggccactgacgtggaaccatcatcacctgaacccaagaggcggagggtcactgacgtggaaccaccaccgaaacccgagaggccgagggccgctgacgtgcaaccatcgccgaaacacgagaggcggagggccgctgacgtgccaccatcaccgaaacccgagaggcggggGGCCGCTGacatgcaaccatcaccgaaacccgagaggccgagggccgctgacatggAAACATCCTCAcccgaacccgagaggccgagggccgctgacgtgcaaccaccaccgaaacccgagaggccgagggccgctgacatggaaccatcatcacccgaacccgagaggccgagggccgctgacgtgcaaccatcaccgaaacccgagaggccgagggccgctgacgtgcaaccatcaccgaaacccgagaggcggggGGCCGCTGacatgcaaccatcaccgaaacccgagaggccgagggccgctgacatggaaccatcatcacccgaacccgagaggccgagggtcgctgacgtggaaccaccaccgaaaccggagaggcagagggccgctgacgtgcaaccaacaccgaaacccgagaggcggagggccgctgacgtgcaaccatcaccgaaacccgagaggccgagggccgctgacatggaaccatcatcacccgaacccgagaggccgagggccgctgacgtgcaaccatcaccaaaacccgagaggcggagggccgctgacgtgcaaccatcaccgaaacccgagaggccgagggccgctgacgtgcaaccaacaccgaaacccgagaggcctaGGGCCGctgatgtgcaaccatcaccgaaacccgagaggcggagggccgctgacgtgcaaccatcaccgaaccccgagaggtggagggccgctgacgtgcaaccatcaccgaaccccgagaggccgagggccgctgacatggaaccatcatcacccgaacccgagaggccgagggccgctgacgtgcaaccatcaccgaaccccgagaggccgagggccgctgacatggaaccatcatcacccgaacccgagaggcggagggccgctgacgtgcaaccatcaccgaaacccgagaggccgagggccgctgacatggaaccatcatcacccgaacccgagaggccgagggtcgctgacgtggaaccaccaccgaaacccgagaggccgagggtcgctgacgtgcaaccatcaccgaaacccgagaggccgagggccgctgacgtgcaaccatcaccgaaacccgagaggccgagggccgctgacatggaaccatcatcacccgaacccgagaggccgagggtcgctgacgtggaaccaccaccgaaacccgagaggccgagggccgctgacgtgcaaccaacaccgaaacccgagaggccgagggccgctgacgtgcaaccatcgccgaaacccgagaggcctagggccgctgacgtgcaaccatcaccgaaacccgagtggcggagggccgctgacgtggaaccaccaccgaaacccgagaggcggagggccgctgacgtgcaaccatcaccgagaggcggagggccgctgacgtgcaaccaacaccgaaacccgagaggcggagggccgctgacgtgcaaccaccgccaaaacccgagaggcggagagccgctgacgtggaaccatcatcacccgaacccaagaggcagagggccgctgacgtggaaccaccaccgaaacccgagagacGGAGGGTCGCTGACATGCAACcaccgccgaaacccgagaggccgagggccgctgacgtgcaaccaccgTCGAAACCGGAGAggtggagggccgctgacgtgcaaccatcgccgaaacccgagaggcggagggccgctgacgtgcaaccaacacCCGAGAGGCCTACGgccactgacgtgcaaccatcaccgaaacccaaGAGGCgaagggccgctgacgtgcaaccatcgccgaaacccgagaggccgagggcccctgacgtgcaaccatcatcacccgaacccaagaggcagaggaccgctgacgtggaaccaccaccgaaacccgcgagggtcgctgacgtgcaaccaccgccgaaacccgagaggcggagggccgctgacgtgcaaccatcgccgaaacccgagaggcggagggccgctgacgtgcaaccaacacACAAGAGGCCTAGGgccactgacgtgcaaccatcaccgaaacccaagaggcggagggccgctgacgtgcaaccaacaccgaaacccgagaggccgaggtccgctgacgtgcaaccatcaccgaaacccgagaggccgagggccgctgacatggaaccatcatcacccgaacccaagaggcggagggtcgctgacgtggaaccaccaccgaaacccgagaggcagagggccgctgacgtgcaaccatcaccgaaacccgagaggccgagggccgctgacctgcAGCCAttgccgaaacccgagaggtCGAGGGCccctgacgtgcaaccatcatcacccgaacccaagaggtggagtgtcgctgacgtggaaccaccaccgaaacccgagaggccaagggccgctgacgtggaaccatcatcacccgaaccccgagaggcggagggtcgctgacgtggaaccaccaccaaaacccgagaggccgagggccgctgacgtgcaaccatcgccgaaacccgaggggcggagggccgctgacatgcaaccatcgccgaaacccgagaggccgagggccgctgacgtgcaaccaccaccgaaacccgagaggccgagggcccctgacgtggaaccatcatcacccgaacccaagaggcggagggtcgctgacgtgcaaccatcaccgaaacccgagaggtggagggccactgacgtgcaaccatcaccgaaacccgagaggccgagggccgctgacatggaaccatcctcacccgaacccgagaggccgagggccgctgacatggaaccatcctcacccgaacccgagaggccgagggtcgctgacgtgcaaccaccaCGGAAACccaagaggccgagggccgctgacgtgcaaccatcgacgaaacccgagaggcctagggccgctgacgtgcaaccatcaccgaaacccgagaggcggagggccgctgacgtgcaaccaacaccgaaacccgagaggcggagggccactgacgtgcaaccatcaccgaaacccgagaggccgagggccgctgacatggaaccatcatcacccgaacccgagaggccgagggccgctgacgtgcaaccatcaccgaaacccgagaggccgagggccgctgacacggaaccatcatcacccgaacccgagaggccgagggtcgctgacgtggaaccaccaccgaaacccgagaggccgagggccgctgacgtggaaccaacaccgaaacccgagaggccgagggccgctgacgtgcaaccaacaccgaaacccgagaggccgagggccgctgatgtgcaaccatcgccgaaacccgagaggccgagggccgctgacgtgcaaccatcaccaaaacccgagaggcggagggccgctgacgtggaaccatcatcacccgaacccaagaggcggagggtcgctgatgtggaaccaccaccgaaaccccagaggcggagggccgctgacgtgcaaccatcaccgagaGGCAGAgagccgctgacgtgcaaccatcgccgaaacccaagaggcggagggccgctgacgtgcaaccaacaccgaaacccgagaggccaagggccgctgacatggaaccatcatcacccgaacccaagaggcagagggtcggtgacgtggaaccaccaccgaaacccgagaggccgagggtcgCTGACATGCAACcaccgccgaaacccgagaggcggagggccgctgacgtgcaaccatcgccgaaacccgagaggccgagggccccTGACttgcaaccatcatcacccgaacccaagaggcggagggtcgctgacgtgcaaccaccgtcgaaacccgagaggcggagggccgctgacgtgcaaccaacacACGAGAGGCCTAGGgccactgacgtgcaaccatcaccgaaacccaagaggcggagggctgctgacgtgcaaccaacaccgaaacccgagaggccgagggccgctgatgtggaaccatcatcacccgaacccaagagggggagggtcgctgacgtggaaccaccaccgaaacccgagaagCCGAGGGCCGCtgatgtgcaaccatcatcacccgaaccccggaaggcggagggtcgctgacgtggaaccaccaccgaaacccgagaggccgagggccgctgacgtgcaaccatcaccgaaacccgagaggtggagggccgctgacgtgcaaccaccaccgaaacccgaggggccaagggccgctgacgtggaaccatcatcacccgaacccaagaggcggagggtcgctgacgtggaaccaccaccgaaacccgaagggccgagggccgctgacatgCAACcaccgccgaaacccgagaggccgagggccgctgacgtgcaaccaacactgaaacccgagaggccgagggcccctgacgtggaaccatcatcacccgaacccaagaggcggagggtcgctgacgtgcaaccaccgccgaaacccgagaggccgagggccgctgacgtgcaaccatcaccgagaggccgagggccgctgacgtgcaaccaacaccgaaacccgagaggcggagggccgctgacgtgcaaccaccgccaaaacccgagagacagagggccgctgacgtggaaccatcatcacccgaacccaagaggcagagggccgctgacgtggaaccaccaccgaaacccgagaggcggagggtcgctgacATGCAACcaccgccgaaacccgagaggccgagggccgctgacgtgcaaccaccgTCGAAACCGGAGAggtggagggccgctgacgtgcaaccatcgccgaaacccgagaggcggagggccgctgacgtgcaaccaacacACGAGAGGCCTAGGgccactgacgtgcaaccatcaccgaaacccaagaggcggagggccgctgacgtgcaaccaacaccgaaacccgagaggccgagggccgctgacatggaaccatcatcacccgaacccaagaggcggagggtcgctgacgtggaaccaccaccgaaacccgagaggcagagggccgctgacgtgcaaccatcaccgaaacccgagaggccgagggccgctgacctgcAACCAttgccgaaacccgagaggccgagggcccctgacgtgcaaccatcatcacccgaacccaagaggcggagggtcgctgacgtggaaccaccaccgaaacccgagaggccgagggccgctgacgtggaaccatcatcacccgaaccccgagaggccgagggccgctgacgtgcaaccatcgccgaaacccgagaggccgagggccgctgacgtgcaaccatcgccgaaacccgagaggccgagggccgctgacgtgcaaccaactccgaaacccgagaggccgagggccgctgacgtgcaaccatcgccgaaacccgagaggcggagggctgctgacgtgcaaccatcaccgaaacccgagaagccgagggccgctgacgtgcaaccaccaccgaaacccgagaggccgagggccgctgacgtggaaccatcatcacccgaacccaagaggcggagggtcgctgacgtggaaccaccaccgaaacccgagaggccgagggccgctgacgtgcaaccaccgccgaaacccgagaggcagagggccactgacgtgcaaccaccgccaaaacccgagaggccgagggccgctgacgtgcaaccaacaccgaaacccgagaggccaagGGCCCCTGACATGGAACCACCATGCaaactcaggaggccgagggtcgctgacgtggaaccatcatcacccgaacccaagaggcggagggtcgctgacgtgcaaccaccgccgaaacccgagaggccgagggccgctgacgtgcaaccatcgccgaaacccgagaggccgagggccgctgacgtgcaaccaacaccgaaacccgagaggccgagggccgctgacgtgcaaccatcaccgagaggtggagggccgctgacgtgcaaccaccgccgaaacccgagaggcggagggccgctgacgtgcaaccaccgCCGAAACCCGAGgcgcggagggccgctgacgtgcaaccaccgccgaaacccgagaggcggagggccgctgatgTGCAACcaccgccgaaacccgagaggccgagggccgctgacatgcaaccatcatcacccgaacccaagaggcggagtttGA